The genomic interval GAGTTCATCGACATGCTCGAAATGTTCCTGGCTGATGAAGCGACCAAGTCGATCATCATGATCGGCGAAATCGGTGGTTCGGCCGAAGAAGAAGCCGCTCAGTTCCTGATCGACGAAGCCAAGCGCGGCCGCAAGAAGCCAATGGCTGGTTTCATCGCCGGTCTGACCGCACCTGCCGGTCGCACCATGGGCCATGCTGGCGCCGTAATTTCGGGCGGTAAGGGCGGCGCGGAAGACAAGATTGCTGCGATGGAAGCTGCGGGTATCCGCGTGTCGAAGTCGCCAGCCCGTATCGGTCGCACCCTGGCCGAAGTGCTCAAGGGCTGAGCGCCGTCCCACAGGGCAAATCGCTCCGGTGGAGCGATTTGAGGCGAGCAGGCCATGAGAGCTACGCTCGAATGGCGCGATGTTTCAGTCGACTTCCTCCCCCCTATCAGGGGGAGGCGAGGTGGGGGTATCCCCTCACAAAAGCGGCCTCACGGTCGCGCTTCGGACACACAACGGTGTTACGCCGAACGTGCTCGTAGCAACCACAGGTCTACGCAGCCGCGCTCCTGCTCAGGGAGCGCTACACTTAACAGGATACTAAGGATAAGCGGTCAGTATCCGATCTTAAACTAGGGACCGCGTGAGACCGGCTTCAGGCCGGTTCGTTGAGAAGGATGGCGGGGCGTGGGCCTCGCGACAAAAAGCGATGACACGACAGGAAAAGAACGACACGTTCTTGCTGACTTCGTTCCTCTATGGTGGGAACGCCGACTACATCGAGCAGCTTTATTCCCGCTACCAAAACGATCCGGCCAGCGTGGACGAGACGTGGAAAAGTTTCTTTTCCAAGCTCGGCGATGGCGAAGGGGTTGCCCAGCAAAACGCGGACGGCCCGAGCTGGGGCCGCACCGACTGGCCGCAGACCGCGACCAGCGAGCTGGTCAGTGCCCTTGACGGCAATTGGGGCGCCGTCGCGGTAAAGACCGAGAAGGCCATCGCCAAAAAGGCTGAGGCGCTCGGCGTTGCCAAGTCCAGCGTTGCTGACGTGCTGCAGGCCACGCGTGACAGTATCCGCGCCATCATGATGATCCGTGCCTATCGTATGCGCGGGCATCTGCATGCCGATCTTGATCCGCTCAAGATGAAGGCTGACGAGCCAGCCCCAGAGCTGGACCCCGCTAGCTACGGTTTCACCGAGGCCGACTACAGCCGCAAGATCTTCATCGACAACTATCTGGGTCTTGAATACGCGACCCTTCCCGAGATGCTGGCGATCCTGCAGCGTACCTATTGTGGTACGGTGGGCATCGAGTTCATGCACATCTCCGATCCTGAAGCCAAGCAGTGGATTCAGGAACGTATCGAAGGGCCGGACAAGGAAATCACCTTCACTGCCGAAGGCAAGAAGGCCATCCTTTCCAAGCTGATCGAGGCTGAAGGCTTCGAGAAGTTCATCGACGTCAAGTATACCGGCACCAAGCGTTTCGGCCTTGATGGCGGCGAATCCACCATTCCGGCGCTTGAGCAGATCATCAAGCGCGGCGGTGCTCTTGGCATCAAGGACATCGTGCTGGGCATGGCTCACCGCGGTCGTCTCAACGTTCTGACGCAGGTGATGCAGAAGCCGCACCGCGCCCTGTTCCACGAGTTCAAGGGTGGCGCGTTCTATCCTGACGACGTCGAAGGTTCGGGCGACGTGAAGTACCATCTGGGTGCTTCCTCGGACCGCGACTTTGACGGCAACAAGGTTCACCTGTCGCTGACGGCAAATCCATCGCACCTCGAGATCGTTGATCCCGTCGTGCTCGGCAAGTCGCGCGCCAAGCAGGACCAGCACATTTCGCCAGACGGCAAGCTCGTCAATATCGAGCTTGAGGGCAAGCCGGACCGTTCGATGGTTCTGCCGTTGCTGATCCATGGCGATGCGGCTTTTGCCGGGCAGGGTGTTATTGCCGAATGCCTGGGTCTGTCGGGTCTCAAGGGTCACCGCACGGGTGGTTCGATCCACTTCGTGATCAACAACCAGATCGGCTTCACCACCAGCCCGATGTATTCGCGCTCTTCGCCTTATCCGACCGATGTGGCCAAGATGATCGAAGCACCGGTGTTCCATGTGAATGGTGACGATCCGGAAGCTGTGGTGTTTGCGGCCAAGGTGGCTGTCGAATACCGCCAGAAGTTCGGCAAGCCTGTCGTTATCGACATGTTCTGCTATCGCCGCTTCGGTCACAACGAAGGCGACGAACCAAGCTTCACCCAGCCGCTGATGTATTCCAAGATCCGCGCGCACAAGTCGACGCTCGAACTCTATTCGGACAAGCTGGTTGCCGAAGGCCTGCTGTCGGCTGCTGAAGTCGACAAGATGAAGGCCGATTGGCGCGCCAAGCTCGAAGCCGAGTTTGAGGCCGGTCAGGACTATCGCCCGAACAAGGCCGACTGGCTCGATGGTGCGTGGAAGGATTTCCGCCCCGCCGACCAAGAAGGTCCACGTCGTGGCGAAACCGGCGTCGGCATCGACCGTCTCGTCAAGATCGGTACCGACCTGACGCGCATCCCCGAAGGCTTTAACGTCCACAAGACGGTCAAGCGCTTCATGGACAACCGTCTGGCCGCCATTGAATCGGGCGAAGGCATCGACTGGGCAACTGCCGAGGCTCTGGCCTTTGGTACGCTGGTGACCGACGGTCATCCGGTGCGCCTATCGGGTCAGGACGTCGAACGCGGCACGTTCAGCCAGCGCCATTCGGTGCTCAATGATCAGCTCGTCGACAACAAGAGCTATACCCCGCTAAACAATCTCGACCCCGAGCAGAGCCGCTACGAAGTCATCAACTCGATGCTGTCTGAAGAGGCCGTTCTCGGCTTTGAGTACGGCTATTCGCTCGCCGAGCCAAAGGCTCTGACGATCTGGGAAGCCCAGTTCGGTGACTTCGTGAACGGCGCGCAGGTGGTGATCGACCAGTTCATCTCTTCGGGCGAACGCAAGTGGTTCCGCATGTCGGGCCTCGTGATGCTGCTGCCCCATGGCTATGAAGGCCAGGGTCCGGAGCACTCGTCGGCCCGCCCAGAGC from Devosia sp. 2618 carries:
- a CDS encoding 2-oxoglutarate dehydrogenase E1 component, which translates into the protein MTRQEKNDTFLLTSFLYGGNADYIEQLYSRYQNDPASVDETWKSFFSKLGDGEGVAQQNADGPSWGRTDWPQTATSELVSALDGNWGAVAVKTEKAIAKKAEALGVAKSSVADVLQATRDSIRAIMMIRAYRMRGHLHADLDPLKMKADEPAPELDPASYGFTEADYSRKIFIDNYLGLEYATLPEMLAILQRTYCGTVGIEFMHISDPEAKQWIQERIEGPDKEITFTAEGKKAILSKLIEAEGFEKFIDVKYTGTKRFGLDGGESTIPALEQIIKRGGALGIKDIVLGMAHRGRLNVLTQVMQKPHRALFHEFKGGAFYPDDVEGSGDVKYHLGASSDRDFDGNKVHLSLTANPSHLEIVDPVVLGKSRAKQDQHISPDGKLVNIELEGKPDRSMVLPLLIHGDAAFAGQGVIAECLGLSGLKGHRTGGSIHFVINNQIGFTTSPMYSRSSPYPTDVAKMIEAPVFHVNGDDPEAVVFAAKVAVEYRQKFGKPVVIDMFCYRRFGHNEGDEPSFTQPLMYSKIRAHKSTLELYSDKLVAEGLLSAAEVDKMKADWRAKLEAEFEAGQDYRPNKADWLDGAWKDFRPADQEGPRRGETGVGIDRLVKIGTDLTRIPEGFNVHKTVKRFMDNRLAAIESGEGIDWATAEALAFGTLVTDGHPVRLSGQDVERGTFSQRHSVLNDQLVDNKSYTPLNNLDPEQSRYEVINSMLSEEAVLGFEYGYSLAEPKALTIWEAQFGDFVNGAQVVIDQFISSGERKWFRMSGLVMLLPHGYEGQGPEHSSARPERFLQLCAEDNMQVANCTTPANYFHSLRRQVTRDFRKPLILMTPKSLLRHKRAVSGLVEMGPDSCFHRLLWDDAEAPGAPKTTIKLVPDEKIRRVVLCTGKVYYDLLEDREKKGIDDVYLLRIEQLYPFPAKALLDELSRFQNAEIIWCQEEPKNMGAWAFIQPYVEWVFDQMGRTGQRVRYTGRPASASTATGLMRTHLAQLQAFLDEALGS